The sequence CCGGCCGGCCAGCCCCTGCCGGCGCGCCTCGGGCCGTACCTCGATCAGCGTGAGGCCGAGCCACCGCCGCTCGCCGGTGACGGTGCCCCGCCCGACGGCGAGCAGTTGGCCGTCGGCGTACACGTGGGCGAAGCGGACCCGGTCCACGGCGGTGAGCACGTGCCGGGCGACGTCCGGCAGGCCGCCCTTGCGCCCGGCGGTGATTTCCAGCCAGTCCTCGGTCGGCCTGCTGGTCAGCGTGGCCGGCGGCAGGTCGGCGCGGCCGGGCGGCAGCGTGGCTAGCGGGAGGGTCTGCACCAGCACCGGCGGCCGGGCCGCCCAGCCGCGCGCGTCCAGTTCGGCACCGACCGGGGCGGCCAGCGGCAGCGGGGTGTTCACCAGCGCCGGCTGCCCGTGGTCGGTGTACCAGCGTTCCACCGCGTCCACGGCGGCGGGCAGCGGACGATCCGGGTCGCCGATCGGCAGCGCCGAGTTCGCCCGGCCGGTCCAGCCCGCCGCGCCACGCAGCAGCCAGTCGCCGAGCCGGCCGCGGACCGGAGCGGGCCACGCCTCGTCGGCGGCCAGTTCCAGGGCGACCACGGCGGCGGCGGTCGGCCGGCGGGCCGGCGGCACCCGCTTCGCCCGGTGCACCTCGTCGACCGGGACGCGCAGCCGGCCCTGGTCGGTGGCGAGCGTGATGTGGGTCTCGCTCAGCTCGACCAACTCGCCGAGGGCGTCGGAGAAGAGCGTCCGGCCTTCGCGAATGCCCACAATCCGGCGGACCACGATCCGGTGGCCCACGTCCTGCTGTCGGAGCACGATCGACCTCCTCCCCGGCGAGATACTAGGCTCTTACCGTCGCAGGTGATCGCGACGAGTCTTGCGGAGGAGAAGACCGGTGACCTACATCATCGCCGAGCCGTGCGTGGACGTGCTCGACAAGGCATGCATCGAGGAATGCCCGGTCGACTGCATCTACGAGGGCAATCGGATGCTCTACATCCACCCCGACGAGTGCGTCGACTGTGGTGCCTGTGAGCCGGTCTGCCCGGTGGAAGCCATTTTCTACGAGGACGACGTCCCGGAGCAGTGGAAGGACTACACCGGGGCGAACTACGAGTTCTTCGAGGACCTCGGCTCGCCCGGGGGCGCCTCCAAGATCGGCAAGGTGGAGAAGGACGCGTCGTTCGTGGCCGCCCAGCCGCCGCGCGGAGAAGGCCACTGAGCCGGCCCACGCCGGTCTCGTCGCGGCTGCCCGACTTCACCTGGGACACGCTGGACGCCGCGGCCGCGACGGCCGCGGCGCACCCGGACGGTCTCATCAACCTCTCGATGGGTACGCCGGTCGACCCGGTGCCCCCACTGATCCGGCAGGCCCTCGCGGACGCGTCGGACGCCCCCGGCTACCCGCTGACCGCCGGCACCCCCGCGCTTCGGGACGCCATCGCCGCCTGGGTGTCCCGGGCGTGCGGCGCGGGCGTCGACGGGCTCGGCGTGCTGCCCACGATCGGGTCCAAGGAGCTGGTCGCCTGGCTGCCCACGCTGCTCGGCATCGGCCCCGGCGACGTGGTCGTGGTGCCGGCGATCGCCTATCCGACGTACGAGGACGGGGTCCGGCTGGCCGGTGCCACGACAGTACGCAGCGACTCGCTGACCGCGGTCGGCCCCACCCCCCGGGTGCGGCTGGTCTGGGTCAACTCGCCCGGCAACCCGACCGGGCGGGTGCTGCCCGCCACCCACCTGCGCAAGGTGGTCGACTGGGCGCGGGAGCGCGGCGCGGTGGTCGCCAGCGACGAGTGCTACCTCCCGCTGGGTTGGGATGCCGAGCCGGTCTCGATCCTGTCGCCGGAGGTCTGCGGCGGGTCGTACGAGGGCGTGCTGGCGGTGCACTCGCTCTCCAAGCGCTCCAACCTCGCCGGCTACCGGGCGGGTTTCGTGGCCGGCGACCCGGCCCTGGTGGCCGAGCTGCTCAAGATCCGTAAGCACGCCGGTATGATCGTGCCCGCCCCGGTGCAGGCCGCGATGGTGGCCGCGCTCGGCGACCAGGCGCACGCCGACGAGCAGCGGGAGCGCTACCGGGCCCGGCGGGAGAAGCTGCGCGCCGCGTTCACCGGCGCCGGCTTCACCGTCGAGCACTCCGAGGCCGGCCTCTACCTCTGGCTGACCCGGGACGAGGACTGCTGGGAGACGGTCGACTGGCTGGCCCGCCGGGGCATCCTGGTCGCCGCCGGCGTCTTCTACGGCCCGGCCGGTGCCCGGCACGTCCGGGCGGCGCTGACCGAGTCCGACGAGCACATCGCGGCCGTCGCCGAACGGCTCGCGCGGCCCTGATGGTCGGCGTGGCGGCCGCCGCATGGGTTCCTCAGCCGTCGCCGACCGGCTCGCCCAGCCCTGACCGACGAAGCGCGGCGGCCGGCCCCACGGGATGATCCGCACTGGGGCCGGCCGCCGCGTCGTCTGTCAGTCGTTGATCCGCTCGAACACCCGCAGCAGGGTGTCCCGGCTGTGCTTCTCCAGGAACTCGCTGGACATCAGCTCCTGCACCTGCACGGTCCGGCCGTCGTACAGGGTCAGCGTGGCCTTCAGCGGCACCTCCCGCGTCACCTCGACCGAGGTGATCTCCTCGTACGGTAGGTAGGGGTGCCGGGCGGCCAGCTCGCCCACGGGCTCCGCGCTGACCATCTCCGTGAGCCGCTTCTCACCCTCACTGGACTTGCCCGGGTCGGGGATCAGGACCAGGCCGTTGTCCAGCACGAGCACGTCGTGCTCGCGGCCGTCGATCTTGATGTTGGCCAGCCCGCCGATCAGGTCCGCGTTGCGCGCGGACGCCCGGGCCTGCACCACCGTCGCCTGCGCCGCGTCGACCCCCCGCTCGGCGAGGCGGCTCAGCGCCTCGTCCAGGGTCTCCGGCGACACCGCCAGCTTGGCGATCTCGGCCAGGTCCCACGGCTCGCCACCCGCGCCGACCAGCTGCGCCGGCCCCGACCAGGAAAGCTGCCAGCGCGCCCGGCCCGAGCGGACCGCCGCGTTGTCCAGCAGCGTCTCCATCGGCCCGGCGAACGCGAGCGCCGCCTCCTTCCGGGTGGCGTTCGAGAAGAACTGCTCGGCGAACGCGCCGAGCCGGCCGGTGCGGACCAGGTCCAGCACCGTGGGCAGGCCCGGGGCAGCGGTGCCGGCGAACCGGCCGGCCGCCCGGTAGATGCCGTCCGCCTGCTGCTGCACGGTCGCGGCCACCGACTCGGCGACGAACTCGGGCCAGGGCAGGATCCGGCGCGAGCCGTGGTCGACCACCAGGCCCTGGAGCTGCCGCCCGGCGCCCGCCACGTCGGCGAGCATGATCCAGGCCGGCCGGTCGTCCAGCCGCGCCTCGGCCGCCGGCGCCTCGCCCATCGCGGCGACCCGTACGCCGATCGGGGGGTGGGTGTCCCAGCGGGACGCCTCCCGCTCCGGCGCGTTCTCGCGCAGCTCGTCGATCTCCTCCCGGCGGGCCTGGAGCAGCTGGGCGAAGCCGCCGAACAGGTCGTCCGGCGCGAGCCCGGCCGACCAGCCCGGCTCGACGTACCGGCGCATGTAGAACGCCCAGGCCGCGTCGAGTGCGGGCAGCGTACGCAGCGCGGAGGTCGCGGCCTCGTGGCCGGCCAGCCGCACCGACGCCCGGTCGGCCTCCAGCTCCTGCCGGCGGGACGCCGCGTTGTCGACCATCAGGTAGAGCTTCGAGTAGCCCTTGAAGACCCACCCGATCGGGTTGCGCGGGCTGATCCGCTCGACGGTGCCCTCGATGGCCAGCCGGCCCCGGTAGGCGACCCCGCCGAGCCGGGTGTGCCGGCCCGAGTAGTGGCCCAGCTCGTGCGCGAGCACCGAGCGGAGCTGGTCGACCCGCATCGCCTGGAGCAGCGGCAGCCCGACGTAGAGGGTGCGCCGGCCGCCGACCAGGCCGAGCAGTCGGCTCTGCTCGCCGACCGCCGCGTTCACCTCCGGCACCAGCCGGATCTCGTCGGGCGCGCGGGTGCCGACCGCAGCGGCCAGCTCCCGTACGGTGGCCCAGAGCTGCGGCGCCTCCCGCTCGCCGAGGATCAGGCCGGGCGCCGGCTCGTTCTTGGTACGGATCGCCTTCCAGAGCCCGACGGCGACCGCGCCGAGCGCGACCACCAGCGGGAGCAGCAGCTTGCCGGTCACCACGCCGCTGGTGTGGCTGAACAGCCACATGCCCAGCGCGGCGACGGCGGCCAGCTGGAGCAGCGCGACGACGTAGAAACCGATCAACATGACCACCGAGGCGAGCGCCCGGTATGTCGCGGACATGTCCTTCCCTTTCCCCGTGACAAATGCCCGCCGTCGATGCCGGGCGGGCCGCCGGGGGACCGTACGACGTGAACGCCGCTCGGACAACCCCCATACGGGCGATCCGAGCTGTGCTGGGGCATTTTCGGCGATCTGCGGAGGGCGTTGCTCGACCACTGGAAGCGCACGGCGACCGAGAGCCGGTGCCGAGGACCGGGCGATATCCTCGGCGGGACTTCCAGCGGGGCCGACCGGGCCCCGTACGACGGGACGCCGAGGTGGGCCGATGGTGGGCGGGGCCGGCGGGCAGGTGCGGGCGGCGGTGGTCGGTACCGGCCTGATCGGTGGCTCGGTGCTGCTCCGGCTCCGGGAGGCCGGGCTCGACGTCGCCGGCTGGGATCCGGACCCGGCCATCCGCCGGTACGCCGCCGAGCGGGGCGTCCCCGCGCCCGACGCACTGGAGGAGGCGGTCGCCGGCCGGGACATCGTCTTCCTCTGCGGCCCCCTGCCCACCCTGGCCGCGACGCTGACCCGGGTGGCCGGCGCCACCGACGACCGGTGCGTCCTCACCGACGTGGGCAGTATCAAGGCGGATGTCGCCACCGCCGCCTTCGCCCAGGGGATCGGGCACCGGTTCGTGCCCGGCCACCCGATGGCCGGCGCCGACCGGGCCGGCCTCACCGCCGCCACCCCGGACCTGCTCGACGGGGCGGCCTGGGTGCTCTGCCCGGGGCCGACCGGGATGGCCGCGTTCCGCCGGATCGCCGCGCTGCTCATCGACGTCTTCCACGCCCGGGTGGTGCCGATGTCCGCACCGGAGCACGACACCGCCGCGGCGCTCGCCTCGCACGTGCCGCACCTGCTCGCCGGCGCGCTGGCCGGGGCCGTGCAGCGGACGCCGCTGCGCGACGCGGTGCTCGCACTCGCCGCCGGCAGCTTCACCGACGGCACCCGGGTGGCCGGCGGCCCGCCCACCCGGACGGCGAACATGTTGCTCGGCAACCGCGCCCGGGTGCTGGCCGAGCTGGACGCGGTCCGGAGCTTCCTCGACGAGCTCGCCGACGCCCTGGGGGTCGGGGACGGCGCGGCGCTCACCGCTCTGCTCGACGAGGCCCGGACGGCCCGGTCCGCGCTGGGTGACCGCTCGTACACCACCCACCGACGGGAGTTCCCGGCCGCCGTCGACCACGCGGGGGAGTTGGCGTACCTGCGGGAACTGGGGGCGGCCGGCGGGCACCTCAGCGGCTGCCGGGTCGAGGCGGACGCGGTCAGTTACACGGCGCACCTGCCCGCCGACCCGACAGTAGGGTGAGCAGCATGGCGGACGCACCCGTGGTGGCGGTACGCGGCGAGGCGTACCGGGAGGTGGCCCCAGAGCTGGCCCGATTCACGGTCACCGCGTCCGCCCGGGACCGGGATCGGGAGACCACGCTGACCCGGTTGGCCGAGCGGGCCGCCGCCGTCCGGGTGCTACTGGACGAGGCCGGGCCGGCCGTGGAGCGGCGGGAGACCGGCCAGCTCCGGGTCTGGCCGGAGACGAAACGCTCGGGTGAGCGGGTGGTGGCCTACCACGGCGGCGTCACCACGACCGTCACGGTCGCCGACTTCACCGCGCTCGGCGAGCTGATGCTGCGCCTGGCCGACCAGGACCAGATCGAGGTGGCCGGCCCCTGGTGGTCGCTGCGGCCGGACAGCCCGGCGTACCGGGAGGCGCGGCACGCGGCGATCGCGGACGCCCTGGCCCGTGCCCGGGAGTACGCGGAGGCGCTCGGCGCCCGGGTCACCGCCCTGCTGGAGCTGGCCGACACCGGCCTGGCCGCCGCACCGCCGATGCTGACGAAGGCGGCCTTCGGGCGGGCCGGCGACGCCTCGCCCGAGCTGGACCTGGACCCGCAGCCGCAGCCGGTGCAGGCGGCGGTCGAGGCGCGCTTCACCATCAGCGAGCCGGTGCTGGGCTGATGCCGCCGGCGCAGGTGCTCTCCCTCGGTGAGCTGGGGGACCGGGCGCGAGCCCTGGCCGACGCGGGCCCGCGGCAGCTGCTCGGCATCGCCGGCGCGCCCGGGGCGGGCAAGTCCACCCTGGCCGAGCGGATCGTCGCCGAGGTCGGCCCGGCCGCCCGGCTGGTGCCGATGGACGGCTTCCACCTAGCCCAGTCCGAACTGGTCCGGCTCGGGCGGGCCGACCGCAAGGGCGCCCCGGACACGTTCGACGCCAACGGCTTCGTCTCCATGCTGCGCCGGCTGCACCGGCTGGAGCCGACCTCGGTGTGGGCGCCGGTGTTCCGGCGCGACCTGGAGGAGCCGGTCGCCGGGGCGATCGAGGTGCCGCCCGAGGTCCGGCTGGTGGTGACCGAGGGCAACTACCTGCTGTTGCGCGACGACCCGTGGGAGGAGGTGCGCTCCCTGCTGCACCAGGCCTGGTTCCTCGACCTGGAGGTCGAGCTGCGGCTGCGCCGGCTGACCGCGCGGCACGAGGCGTACGGGAAGACCCCGGAGCAGGCGCGTGCCTGGGCGCTGGGCAGCGACGAGGCGAACGTCGCCCGGGTCGCCGGCACCGCCGACCGGGCCGACCTGGTGGTCCGGCTGGCCGAGCCCCTGCCCGAGTGACGGCACGGCCCGGCGGAGCAGCTCAGGTGGTTTGCTCCAGGCTGCGTACGGGTCGAGCGGGATTTCCCACCGCCACCACGTTGGGGGACAGGTCCCGCGTCACCACCGCGCCCGCGCCGACCACGGTGTTCTCGCCGATGGTGACACCGGCCAGCACGATGACCCCGCCGCCGAGCCAGACGTTGTCGCCGACGGTGATCGGTTTGGCCGCCTCCCACTTGTCCCGCCGGGGCGCCGGCTCGAGCGGGTGGGTCGCCGTGAGGAGTTGCACGTTCGGTCCGATCTGGACGTCGGCGCCGATGGTGATCCGGGCGACGTCGAGGAAGACCGCGTTGAAGTTGACGAAGCAGCGCGGCCCGATGTGGGTCTGCCAGCCGTAGTCGCAGTGGAACGGTGGCCGTACCCAGGTGTCCTCGCCGAGCGAGCCGAGCAGTTCGCGCAGCACGGCGAGCCGGGCCTGCGGGTCGGCGGCCGGGCTGGTGTTGAAGCGCTCGGTGAGCTGGGCCGCCCGGTCCAGGTCGGCGACGATCTCCGGGTCGTCGGCGAGGTACAGCTCGCCGGCCAGCATTCGTTCCTTCATGGTGCTCATCCGGAGATCCTGCCTGTCGGGATGCCGGGCCGGCCGGTTCTGCCGTCAGTCGTTGGCGTGCAGGGCCGCGTTCAGCTCGATGCCCCGGCCGGTCCGCGGCTTCGCCTCCAGCGCGCCGGTGACCGAGTTGCGCCAGAAGAGCAGCCCGTCGACGCCGGAGAGCTCGCGGGCCTTGACCACCCGGCCGTCCGGCAGGGTGATCTTGGAGGCGGCGGTGATGTAGCAGCCGGCCTCCACCACGCAGTCGTCGCCGAGCGAGATGCCCACCCCGGCGTTCGCGCCGACCAGGCTCCGCTCGCCGATGCGTACCCGCTCGGTGCCGCCGCCGGAGAGGGTGCCCATGATCGAGGCGCCGCCGCCGATGTCGGAGCCGTCACCGACCACCACGCCCTGCACGATCCGACCCTCGACCATCGAGGTGCCCAGCGTGCCGGCGTTGAAGTTGACGAAGCCCTCGTGCATCACGGTGGTGCCGGAGGCCAGGTGGGCGCCGAGCCGGACCCGGTCCGCGTCGGCGATCCGTACGCCGGAGGGGACCACGTAGTCGGTCATCCGGGGGAACTTGTCCACCCCGTACACGGCCAGGTGGCGGCCGGCGGCGCGCTCGATCACGCGCAGCTCGTCCACCCGCTCGGGCGGGCACGGCCCGGCCGAGGTCCAGGCCACGTTGGCCAGCTTGCCGAAGATGCCGTCGAGGTTGAGCTCGTTGGGCCGGACCAGGCGGTGGGAGAGCAGGTGCAACCGGAGGTACGCGTCGGCGGCGTCCTTGATCGGGTCGTCCAGCGAGCCGATCACGGTGACCACCTCGACCGTACGCAGGCCGGGCAGCGCCCGTTCGCCGATCGCGCCGGGCGGCAGGTCGAGGACGTCGGCCTGGTCCTCCCCGGGCACGAGGGGCAGCTCGCCGAGCCCGAGCTTGCCGGTCGGGTACCAGGTGTCGAGCACCAGGTCGTCAGCGGCGATCGTGGCCAGGCCGATGCCCCAGGCCGAGTCGGACGTCACAGCTCCACCTTTCACTCCTGGCGCTCGCCGAGGGGCTCGGTGGCTCCCTCCTCGCGCCCACCAGTGCTGACGGTACCGTGCGAGGCATGCAGAACCCGCTGACCCCCGAGGTCTTGGCTGATCCGGTGGCGCTCACCCGCGCGCTGGTCGACATCGAGTCCGTCTCCCTGCACGAGAAGGCGATCGCCGACTGCGTCGAGGAGGTGCTGCGGGGCGTACCGCACCTGACCACGTACCGGCACGGCAACACGGTGATGGCCCGCACCGACCTGGGCCGGGCGCAGCGGGTGGTGCTCGCGGGCCACCTGGACACCGTCCCGCTCAACAACAACTTCCCGTCGACCATGCGCGGCGACCTGATGTACGGCTGCGGCACCTCCGACATGAAGTCCGGCGTGGCCTTCGCGCTGCACCTGGCGGTGACCCTGCCCGACCCGCGCTACGACGTCACGTACTTCTTCTACGAGGCCGAGGAGATCGAGTCGAAGTACAACGGGCTGACGCTCGTCTCCCAGGCCCACCCCGAGTGGCTCCAGGCCGACTTCGCGGTGCTGCTGGAGCCGACGTACGGAATCGTCGAGGCCGGCTGCCAGGGCACCATGCGGGCGATCGTGTCGACCACCGGCGTACGGGCTCACTCGGCGCGCTCCTGGCACGGGGTGAACGCCATTCACGCGGCCGGCGAGGTGCTGCGGCGGCTGACGGCGTACGAGGCGCGGCGGGTGGTTATCGATGGCTGCGAATACCGCGAGGGCATGAACGCGGTCGGCATCCACGGCGGGGTCGCGGGCAACGTGGTGCCGGACCGGTGCGAGATCGAGGTCAACTACCGCTTCGCCCCGGACCGTACGCCGGAGCAGGCCGAGGCGCACCTGCGCGAGGTCTTCGCCGGCTTCGAGCTGGCGGTGACCGACCTAGCGGCCGGCGCGCTCCCCGGCCTGGCCGCCGAGCCGGCCCGGGAGTTCCTGGCCGCGGTGGGCGCGGCGCCGGTCGGCAAGCTGGGCTGGACCGACGTGGCCCGGTTCGCGGCCATGGGCATCCCGGCGCTGAACTTCGGCCCGGGCGACCCGAACCTGGCCCATCACCCCGACGAGCACGTCGAGCTGACCAAGATCCGTGACGGTGCGGCCACCCTGCACCGGTGGCTCGCCAGCTGAGCCCGGATACGTGACCGGGGGGCCGCGTCGGTGACGCGGACCCCCCGGAGGTCGGGCTGACGGAGCGTCAGGCGGAGGTGGTCAGGGAGCCGTCCGGCTCGGTGGACTCGCCGGTGAGGTCGGTGTGGTGAGCTTCCATCATGCGGGCGCGGCGGCGCTCGGCCACCACGTCCCGGATCCGCCGCTGCATCTGCCGCCGGATCCGGATCATCTCGGTGTTGTTGATCAATGCAGGCTCCTCCCCCCAAGGCGCACGACGGGCATACCCCGTATGTGCATAGTAAGACGCACGGGCGACCGAATTAGTTGCCCAAGATCCCCAGGAATTTTTCCGGCTCGCCGGCCTCCGCACCCGGCCGCGACGGCTCCACTACGGTGACCCCATGAGCCACAGCGACGGGCGGCAGTCCGGCCCCGGCCCGCGCGCGGAACGGCGCCGCGGTGCCGTCACACTGCGCAATCGGGCCATCCCGACCAGCACCGCCGACCAGCGGCTGCTGGACTCCCGGGGCCGCGGCGACTGGAAGACCAAGGACTCCTGGCGGGCGCTGCGCATCCTGTCGGAGTTCGTGGAGGGCTTCGACACCCTGGCCGACCTGCCGCCCGCGGTCAGCGTCTTCGGATCGGCCCGCAGCAAGCCGGAGAGTCCCGAGTGCCGGATGGCCGAGCAGTTGGGTGCCGCGCTGGCCCGGGCCGGGTACGCGGTGATCACCGGCGGTGGCCCCGGAGTGATGGAGGCGGCCAACCGGGGGGCCAGCGAGGCGGGCGGGCTCTCCGTCGGGCTCGGCATCGAGCTGCCGTTCGAGCAGGGCATCAACGACTGGGTCGACCTGGCCATCAACTTCCGCTACTTCTTTGCCCGCAAGACCATGTTCGTCAAGTACGCCCAGGCGTTCGTCGTGCTGCCCGGCGGCTTCGGCACCATGGACGAGCTGTTCGAGGCGCTCACCCTGGTGCAGACCGGCAAGGTCACCCGCTTCCCGGTG comes from Micromonospora viridifaciens and encodes:
- the dapC gene encoding succinyldiaminopimelate transaminase, which translates into the protein MSRPTPVSSRLPDFTWDTLDAAAATAAAHPDGLINLSMGTPVDPVPPLIRQALADASDAPGYPLTAGTPALRDAIAAWVSRACGAGVDGLGVLPTIGSKELVAWLPTLLGIGPGDVVVVPAIAYPTYEDGVRLAGATTVRSDSLTAVGPTPRVRLVWVNSPGNPTGRVLPATHLRKVVDWARERGAVVASDECYLPLGWDAEPVSILSPEVCGGSYEGVLAVHSLSKRSNLAGYRAGFVAGDPALVAELLKIRKHAGMIVPAPVQAAMVAALGDQAHADEQRERYRARREKLRAAFTGAGFTVEHSEAGLYLWLTRDEDCWETVDWLARRGILVAAGVFYGPAGARHVRAALTESDEHIAAVAERLARP
- the fdxA gene encoding ferredoxin, with amino-acid sequence MTYIIAEPCVDVLDKACIEECPVDCIYEGNRMLYIHPDECVDCGACEPVCPVEAIFYEDDVPEQWKDYTGANYEFFEDLGSPGGASKIGKVEKDASFVAAQPPRGEGH
- the dapD gene encoding 2,3,4,5-tetrahydropyridine-2,6-dicarboxylate N-succinyltransferase gives rise to the protein MTSDSAWGIGLATIAADDLVLDTWYPTGKLGLGELPLVPGEDQADVLDLPPGAIGERALPGLRTVEVVTVIGSLDDPIKDAADAYLRLHLLSHRLVRPNELNLDGIFGKLANVAWTSAGPCPPERVDELRVIERAAGRHLAVYGVDKFPRMTDYVVPSGVRIADADRVRLGAHLASGTTVMHEGFVNFNAGTLGTSMVEGRIVQGVVVGDGSDIGGGASIMGTLSGGGTERVRIGERSLVGANAGVGISLGDDCVVEAGCYITAASKITLPDGRVVKARELSGVDGLLFWRNSVTGALEAKPRTGRGIELNAALHAND
- a CDS encoding SIMPL domain-containing protein: MADAPVVAVRGEAYREVAPELARFTVTASARDRDRETTLTRLAERAAAVRVLLDEAGPAVERRETGQLRVWPETKRSGERVVAYHGGVTTTVTVADFTALGELMLRLADQDQIEVAGPWWSLRPDSPAYREARHAAIADALARAREYAEALGARVTALLELADTGLAAAPPMLTKAAFGRAGDASPELDLDPQPQPVQAAVEARFTISEPVLG
- a CDS encoding prephenate dehydrogenase: MVGGAGGQVRAAVVGTGLIGGSVLLRLREAGLDVAGWDPDPAIRRYAAERGVPAPDALEEAVAGRDIVFLCGPLPTLAATLTRVAGATDDRCVLTDVGSIKADVATAAFAQGIGHRFVPGHPMAGADRAGLTAATPDLLDGAAWVLCPGPTGMAAFRRIAALLIDVFHARVVPMSAPEHDTAAALASHVPHLLAGALAGAVQRTPLRDAVLALAAGSFTDGTRVAGGPPTRTANMLLGNRARVLAELDAVRSFLDELADALGVGDGAALTALLDEARTARSALGDRSYTTHRREFPAAVDHAGELAYLRELGAAGGHLSGCRVEADAVSYTAHLPADPTVG
- a CDS encoding LOG family protein, coding for MSHSDGRQSGPGPRAERRRGAVTLRNRAIPTSTADQRLLDSRGRGDWKTKDSWRALRILSEFVEGFDTLADLPPAVSVFGSARSKPESPECRMAEQLGAALARAGYAVITGGGPGVMEAANRGASEAGGLSVGLGIELPFEQGINDWVDLAINFRYFFARKTMFVKYAQAFVVLPGGFGTMDELFEALTLVQTGKVTRFPVVLMGLDYWRGLIDWLQESMAAEGKVGPTDLELICLTDDVDEAVRHIVEAEAVLSAEQEAIREEAVARAAADQQAAEAATEGPGSERSGPRPAGQG
- a CDS encoding nucleoside/nucleotide kinase family protein: MPPAQVLSLGELGDRARALADAGPRQLLGIAGAPGAGKSTLAERIVAEVGPAARLVPMDGFHLAQSELVRLGRADRKGAPDTFDANGFVSMLRRLHRLEPTSVWAPVFRRDLEEPVAGAIEVPPEVRLVVTEGNYLLLRDDPWEEVRSLLHQAWFLDLEVELRLRRLTARHEAYGKTPEQARAWALGSDEANVARVAGTADRADLVVRLAEPLPE
- a CDS encoding GNAT family N-acetyltransferase — encoded protein: MLRQQDVGHRIVVRRIVGIREGRTLFSDALGELVELSETHITLATDQGRLRVPVDEVHRAKRVPPARRPTAAAVVALELAADEAWPAPVRGRLGDWLLRGAAGWTGRANSALPIGDPDRPLPAAVDAVERWYTDHGQPALVNTPLPLAAPVGAELDARGWAARPPVLVQTLPLATLPPGRADLPPATLTSRPTEDWLEITAGRKGGLPDVARHVLTAVDRVRFAHVYADGQLLAVGRGTVTGERRWLGLTLIEVRPEARRQGLAGRVIRALADWGRAEGATHVFLQVEQRNAPAVALYRGLGFTTHHTYLTRVAPA
- the dapE gene encoding succinyl-diaminopimelate desuccinylase — its product is MQNPLTPEVLADPVALTRALVDIESVSLHEKAIADCVEEVLRGVPHLTTYRHGNTVMARTDLGRAQRVVLAGHLDTVPLNNNFPSTMRGDLMYGCGTSDMKSGVAFALHLAVTLPDPRYDVTYFFYEAEEIESKYNGLTLVSQAHPEWLQADFAVLLEPTYGIVEAGCQGTMRAIVSTTGVRAHSARSWHGVNAIHAAGEVLRRLTAYEARRVVIDGCEYREGMNAVGIHGGVAGNVVPDRCEIEVNYRFAPDRTPEQAEAHLREVFAGFELAVTDLAAGALPGLAAEPAREFLAAVGAAPVGKLGWTDVARFAAMGIPALNFGPGDPNLAHHPDEHVELTKIRDGAATLHRWLAS
- a CDS encoding sugar O-acetyltransferase — its product is MSTMKERMLAGELYLADDPEIVADLDRAAQLTERFNTSPAADPQARLAVLRELLGSLGEDTWVRPPFHCDYGWQTHIGPRCFVNFNAVFLDVARITIGADVQIGPNVQLLTATHPLEPAPRRDKWEAAKPITVGDNVWLGGGVIVLAGVTIGENTVVGAGAVVTRDLSPNVVAVGNPARPVRSLEQTT
- a CDS encoding M48 family metallopeptidase, encoding MSATYRALASVVMLIGFYVVALLQLAAVAALGMWLFSHTSGVVTGKLLLPLVVALGAVAVGLWKAIRTKNEPAPGLILGEREAPQLWATVRELAAAVGTRAPDEIRLVPEVNAAVGEQSRLLGLVGGRRTLYVGLPLLQAMRVDQLRSVLAHELGHYSGRHTRLGGVAYRGRLAIEGTVERISPRNPIGWVFKGYSKLYLMVDNAASRRQELEADRASVRLAGHEAATSALRTLPALDAAWAFYMRRYVEPGWSAGLAPDDLFGGFAQLLQARREEIDELRENAPEREASRWDTHPPIGVRVAAMGEAPAAEARLDDRPAWIMLADVAGAGRQLQGLVVDHGSRRILPWPEFVAESVAATVQQQADGIYRAAGRFAGTAAPGLPTVLDLVRTGRLGAFAEQFFSNATRKEAALAFAGPMETLLDNAAVRSGRARWQLSWSGPAQLVGAGGEPWDLAEIAKLAVSPETLDEALSRLAERGVDAAQATVVQARASARNADLIGGLANIKIDGREHDVLVLDNGLVLIPDPGKSSEGEKRLTEMVSAEPVGELAARHPYLPYEEITSVEVTREVPLKATLTLYDGRTVQVQELMSSEFLEKHSRDTLLRVFERIND